From Mugil cephalus isolate CIBA_MC_2020 chromosome 4, CIBA_Mcephalus_1.1, whole genome shotgun sequence:
gaaaaatacactttatcagtattaattaaatcacCCTAAACCTGTATCACCAtctataaataaacagaaagagtATACAACAAGAATCTGCTGAGCCTGGTGTGTAATGTGGCAGAGAGAACATCTATTCATACCTGTTTGCTGTCCACCTCAATGTCGGCGACATAGTTCTCAAACACCGTGGGCACGTAGACTTCAGGAAACTGGTCCTTGCTGAACACAATGAGCAGACAGGTCTTTCCACAGGCTCCATCTCCCACTATGACCAGCTTTTTCCTGATTGCTGCCATAGCTGCAGACAAGGGAGTGAAAAGAGCAAAGGTTACAACACTAGAGTTCTTTATCTATAACTACAGGGCGGGTCGTCTTATTGCACTGGGGCATTATGCAACGTACTAACTCTACGCCTGTGAAAAACGCCGAGCAGCCAACAACCTTCAGCTGTGttgacacaaactcaaaccCGTATGAAACCAACACCCGAGGCTAACTATTTAACTTTCAGtgcgacaacaacaacaccgtGGCTGCTTATAATCAGACACTTATACGGCATGTTTCCGACGAGGGAACATGTCAACACCACCAAGTATCAACAATTCGCGGATATTTAGTTCGACTTTGGATAAGGTTTTAAATGAGTCTGAGGAACCGTGATGATACATTTCCGCCCCAGTGTTACCGACCCACCCCGGCACccagtttgatttttttttttttttttaaactttaaacgtCCTCAAAAGCAACGCGAccatataaatgtgtttattaatgCCAACAGAAATCAACTGGGAATGACTGCAGTGCTGGCTGACCTAGATTTAAGTCAGCCAAGAAGACGATTCTGTTTACAAAAGACCCGAGGCTAGCTACAGGGGCTAGccaagctaacgttagcccgGATGTGCCGCTTTAAGTTAAAATCTTCATTGTAATATTCAGACGAGTTGCGGGGATATGTGTACAGCATTTGTAATACAGTTCAGCTAGGTGTAGAGCGGCGTTTATGATTTCGTTTCAATTACTCTGctaaactatttttttcctcttagtCGCACACCGGTCCGCTTTACTAGCTAGCCTGTGTTAGCATAGCATAACGGAAGTCAACGCGACTTCATCGCTTCTTTAGCTAGCCTGCTAGCCTCGACGGAATACCTCAAGAAAATACAGCTTAGCGATGTAAATATTagtatttattcaaataaaatcgCTAAACATGGCACCACACATGAACGCAGCGAATATGTGTTTATAGACTTACCAAAATATTGGTTTAAAATCTATCCGAATGAAGTTAAACTAGCGCTTTGTTAGCCTCCaacggtgctgctgctgctgttgcaggaGGATTAATAGGAGGGAAGTGAGGGGGTGGGGAGAGGATAACAATACACCACTATACATCTTTTATAAACCATATTTTATAGACAAAATGAGTATTATACACAATAATGAAaagaacattattattttatattttttatactatgttaaatattaatgtatCTTTTCATAAATCACTACAGATTactaaatataaatgaaatactACACACTTAATGTCATTAATAAAGAGGCCCACTTTGTATTACACAAGACCATATGAAAGTGGTTGTACACTGAGTAGCATTCACCTACCTTTGCATATTCTTGGCTTTCTTCGCGCCGTGTAGTAGTACTAACCTACTTATTCCTCTGCTCTTTGTGCACCATGAACATGATTTCTAGAATGGCACAGAGACCCgcatttaaatgaaactgaTGAAACTGATAAGTTAAATGTGGAAATGGTTTAAACCTCTCAGATTAGTGGGCCAAAGTATGGAGAGACCAACAGAGAGACGTGGTCTGTTCTCAGTTGGTGCAACAGTATATTAATAACTGCAAGCTCTTACTCTAATCCTGATAAGAGGCTTTCTCAGCAGTGTTCAGTTCCAACTCGTGGAAACCAACTCAGATGCGTTTCCATGAAAACAGTAATGCCTCGCATTCATCTGTAGGTTCAAGTGACCAGTCATTCATAAGTGGATAAAAACACtttgaagagagaaaacatttgtTAGTGTTGTTTCTCAGAAGTCCATGTGTGATCTTCTTCTGAGAATAATGTATTAGCTTTAGTTCTGATGATAAAAGAGCGTCTTGTTCGCAAAGATTTAGAAGAGGGTGTGTTCATGTTTAGATTGGGATTCTGAGtataagaaatacaaaatacgCCTTGAGCTTAATCCTTTAAAATCTCTTCTCAACCTCTTTTGTCCCTCCAGTCTTGTCATGTACAGTGTAGTTTTAGCCTGATATCAGTCTTTTTACACTCATATCATTTAACAATGTCTCGTCAACATATGTTTAAAATCCTTAGCTATACtgtattatatttaaacatgtcaGATAAAGCTCAGATATACTTCAGGGAAAAGGAGTCATTACATTGACAAACCTCTTCTACATCCAGACTTTCTGTGTCAAATCATTACTCTATTGAGACAGCTGTTACAGAAAGTGGTAATCCTGTCAAAGTGGAGAAGTCATGAAACATTGCTGTGATTTTGTTATGATTGCATGTGTCCCCAGAACATGCAAGCGTTACACGAGATTACTGTTAGTGTAGCCATGGTTCATCGGGTTCATTGATTTTGTGACAAGTGAATAAACATTGCTATGTTCAACAATCTGCAAATGCCACCCGACAAGCTCATAAGATCAAAAGCAGAGGCAGGCAGAGATCTCAAGTTATAAAACCCACATTAATTCTAAGTGCATCTCtgccagaataaaaaaagatagaaaaaagagaaggaaagaagaaaaaacagtggCTATTTTTTCActgatgtatgtttttttaatacaattCGGGTctgctgattaaaaaaacaaacacttgagACCACTGGTTTAGAAACAATTCTCTTTTCTCATTCTGTTGACTGAGACACAAAAATGGAAGGACACCCACCACAGCTTCTATAATGGCATTGCACATTTCAAAGTAGCTGAagcaaacatataaaaaaataatataattctGAATAACAAAAGTAGCAGTGTCGTAAAACTGGATTACTTTGTAAGCACCGCGGCTTATTTAAATCATTACAGTGTTCTCCTCCTGGGCGGCTCTTTGCAGGGCCTCAAACTGTCCCCTATACATAGTGTGTGGTCATGGAGTGTGACCCCGACCAtgttcctgtgtctgtgtcctttgCGTGAGAGACATCGATCATCATATGGAGAAGGGATAGTTCTGCAGGTAGCGCAGCAGAGGCTTTGGGAGCGGCAGCTGGTTGGGGCAGTTCGTGTATCTGTTGATGGTGAGGCGCGTCAGGTGCTGCAAAGAAGGGAAAGCCTCTGGCTTGTTCAATGGACGCATCAGCTTCAGAGGGACCCCACTGTCTTTAGCTGTGTGTTTAGCAGGGTCAGGCTTTGTTTGGGGGCAAATGTCACGAGATGGCTTGTCCTGTGACGTGGGGTTTGAGCCAGTGTAGTGCAGTATGAGGCTGTGAACATCTGGGAAGGACTGCAGGTTCGGCAGGGCAGGGGAAATAGAGTCTAGCCAGAAACAACCTTTGTTGTACTCAATACGCACACTGGTGGGTCCATAGCAGGTCTTCACTGACAGGGCCAGCATGtactgaggatggctgctgtcacGCACCAGGAATGTGCCTTCAGACTTTGTCAGGAGGGCCTCCCGAGCTTCACTCGCTGATATAGAGCCCCAGTACCAACCTGGGAAATGATAGATAGTTTATAAATTTTAGTGAATAGCCTCATGAACAGTGATGCTCAGTATGTTGAAAGATTTCACACTGGATTTTCTAAACTCACTCCTGCTCAACAAAACTGGGCTCGTAATTAACTGTCACGTGTTCTATTTTAGTAAAATGAGTCGGACTCAGTGAGGCTGCTGGTGTACCTGAGGTTTGCAGGTACTGGAAAGTGGTGGTGATGCAGCGGAGGTCCTCTGTTGGATCCcagggtggaggagaagaatgagGGCAGCATAAACCTCCTTGTTCCTCATCATGTAAAATGGTCACAGTACGGGCAACCATTTCTGACCGACAGCAAGTCTGTCAAGATAACGTTCATGATGGAGaattaacaacaacagcaataacaaaacacttaaatgatGCCAACctagggttttatttttttcctgaataaattaAGTTGTAAAAAATATCATGACAATGCTCAGATTCAGATGATTTGTCATTGTCCAATCTTATTGTACAAACGGTGCAAATAAGAACAAACCCAACCAAACTAAagccaataaaacaaacacaactgtacgaaaagaaaacaagacaaaggacacatgacaacaaaataatgaaaaaataaataaaaataaaacacgtaCGGTAGGAATGTACAAAAGCTCAAGGCTTGCGGTCTTAAAATTACTTATGCATCGAGCTATTGCATTATTTGGGttatgttttacatatttttttaaaaaatataatatttatgtaACGTCTTTATTTATGCGAACACCAGCTGGTTTCGAGGTTTTCGAAAGgaataaaacaatacaacaatcagtgtattatttaaattaaagtacACAGAACACAAGTGAATATAGTATGAcgcaacaataacaataacaacaacaacaacaataataattagtGTTTGTGAAAGAATAGGCAGCATATTACCGCATTATTGAAAGCAATGAtacattaaaaagacattttccttACCTTAAATCAAGACAAATCATATGGATGGCGACCGATTTGGTAAACAGTTGAAGAAATGTCCAGTGGTTGAtcacaataaatatttacactATATACCAAATTCTGGTgatgtagaaaaaataaataacccatGAAACTAACAATCTAAATAAGATATCCGTGTGTTGCTTCAAGTAAAACTGCGACTGAAGCGGAG
This genomic window contains:
- the LOC125006644 gene encoding cytokine-inducible SH2-containing protein-like is translated as MVARTVTILHDEEQGGLCCPHSSPPPWDPTEDLRCITTTFQYLQTSGWYWGSISASEAREALLTKSEGTFLVRDSSHPQYMLALSVKTCYGPTSVRIEYNKGCFWLDSISPALPNLQSFPDVHSLILHYTGSNPTSQDKPSRDICPQTKPDPAKHTAKDSGVPLKLMRPLNKPEAFPSLQHLTRLTINRYTNCPNQLPLPKPLLRYLQNYPFSI